The Oxalobacteraceae bacterium OTU3CINTB1 genome includes a window with the following:
- a CDS encoding AraC family transcriptional regulator translates to MSTRMIRMGMVVATSDTEKEKHQNFLAGDGGASSSDCTDFFYRHGISTPSVLFDDLQDTYYFAKNRAGQFVWGNRLLQEQHSLSSVKDIIGKSDHDFFRRDIADRIRADDLQVMESGVAVKNKLEVIDGNSGALTWLFTTKAPVRDRHGEIVGVEGFSRDAQRSQEAIAPFHVFKSCIEYLQAHLTEDIGIEHLASLSCMSLSTFERKFKQHFSLTPKQYILRMKIHEACRLLPGAQSIARVAVETGFGGQSYFTKIFRSVVGITPKQYQLSLLASGRAGTVRRSS, encoded by the coding sequence ATGAGCACGAGGATGATCAGGATGGGCATGGTGGTGGCCACCAGCGATACCGAAAAGGAAAAGCACCAAAATTTCCTGGCCGGTGACGGCGGCGCGTCCAGCTCCGATTGCACCGACTTTTTCTACCGCCACGGCATTTCCACCCCCAGCGTGCTGTTCGACGATCTGCAGGATACCTACTATTTCGCCAAGAACCGCGCCGGCCAGTTCGTCTGGGGCAACCGGCTGCTGCAAGAGCAGCATTCCCTGTCCAGCGTCAAAGACATCATCGGCAAGTCCGACCATGACTTCTTCCGCCGCGACATCGCCGACCGCATCCGCGCCGACGATCTGCAGGTGATGGAAAGCGGCGTCGCCGTCAAGAACAAGCTGGAGGTCATTGACGGCAATAGCGGCGCCTTGACCTGGCTGTTCACCACCAAGGCGCCGGTGCGCGACCGCCATGGCGAGATTGTCGGCGTCGAAGGCTTCAGCCGCGACGCCCAGCGCTCGCAGGAGGCCATCGCGCCGTTCCACGTTTTCAAGAGCTGCATCGAATACCTGCAAGCGCACCTGACCGAGGATATCGGCATCGAACATCTGGCCAGCCTGTCGTGCATGTCGCTGTCCACCTTCGAGCGCAAGTTCAAGCAGCACTTTTCGCTGACGCCCAAGCAATACATCCTGCGCATGAAGATCCACGAGGCGTGCCGCTTGCTGCCGGGCGCGCAAAGCATCGCCCGCGTGGCGGTGGAGACCGGCTTTGGCGGGCAGAGTTATTTCACCAAGATTTTCCGTAGTGTGGTCGGTATCACGCCCAAACAATATCAGCTGTCCTTGCTGGCCTCCGGGCGGGCGGGAACGGTCCGAAGGAGTAGTTGA
- a CDS encoding exopolysaccharide biosynthesis protein — protein sequence MSCAGDGPALSQLLRQLADDTSRDRIAVGDLLHALGDRATGALLFIFAFPNILPVPPGTSAILGAPLVFLAAQLTFGMRPWLPGIISRRSMARADFHGMMRRVIPWLERAEKLLRPRISVLALPPCEYLIGLVCLLLALVLVLPIPLGNMLPALSISLLALGLLERDGFAIATGVVAATASAVLVSGVIWGIVKACVFMVAQVLV from the coding sequence ATGAGTTGCGCAGGCGACGGCCCCGCACTTTCCCAACTATTGCGCCAACTGGCCGACGATACGTCGCGGGACCGGATCGCCGTGGGCGACCTGTTGCACGCCCTGGGCGACCGCGCCACCGGCGCCCTGCTGTTCATTTTCGCTTTTCCAAACATCTTGCCGGTGCCGCCGGGAACGTCCGCCATCTTGGGCGCTCCCCTTGTGTTCCTCGCCGCCCAGCTGACATTCGGCATGCGGCCTTGGCTGCCGGGGATCATCAGCCGGCGTTCCATGGCGCGCGCGGATTTCCATGGCATGATGCGGCGCGTCATTCCATGGCTGGAGCGCGCCGAGAAACTGCTGCGTCCACGCATCAGCGTCCTGGCGCTGCCGCCATGCGAATACCTGATCGGTCTTGTCTGCCTGTTGCTGGCATTGGTGTTGGTGCTCCCCATCCCGCTGGGAAACATGTTGCCGGCCCTTTCCATCAGTCTGCTTGCGCTGGGACTGCTGGAACGCGACGGCTTCGCGATCGCGACCGGGGTGGTGGCGGCCACCGCTTCGGCCGTTTTGGTTTCCGGCGTCATCTGGGGCATCGTCAAGGCGTGTGTTTTCATGGTCGCGCAAGTGCTGGTCTAG
- a CDS encoding dihydrodipicolinate synthase family protein yields MSDNIFTGTIPALMTPCTPERTPDFDALVKKGRELVDLGMSAVVYCGSMGDWPLLTEAQRQEGVARLVAAGVPTIVGTGAVNSKEAVSHAAHAAKVGASGLMVIPRVLSRGASPAAQKAHFEAVLSAAPKLPSVIYNSPYYGFATRADLFFELRAKHSNLIGFKEFGGAVDLRYAAEHITSQDENVTLMAGVDTQVFHGFVNCGATGAITGIGNALPREVLQLVALCRKAAEGDVTARRQARELESALAVLSSFDEGTDLVLFYKYLMVLNGDKEYTLHFNETDVLSDSQRRYAEIQYGLFRTWYAGWSKEVAA; encoded by the coding sequence ATGAGCGACAACATCTTCACCGGCACCATTCCGGCCCTGATGACCCCATGCACCCCCGAGCGCACCCCCGACTTCGACGCGCTGGTGAAGAAGGGCCGCGAGCTGGTCGACCTCGGCATGAGCGCGGTGGTGTATTGCGGTTCGATGGGCGACTGGCCGCTGCTTACCGAAGCGCAGCGCCAGGAAGGCGTGGCGCGCCTGGTCGCGGCCGGCGTTCCGACCATCGTCGGCACCGGCGCGGTCAACTCGAAAGAAGCGGTGTCGCACGCAGCGCACGCGGCCAAGGTGGGCGCGAGCGGCCTGATGGTGATTCCACGCGTGCTGTCGCGCGGCGCCTCGCCGGCCGCGCAGAAGGCGCACTTCGAAGCCGTCCTGTCGGCCGCGCCGAAGCTGCCGAGCGTGATCTACAACAGCCCGTACTACGGTTTCGCCACGCGCGCCGACCTGTTCTTCGAACTGCGCGCCAAGCATTCCAACCTGATCGGCTTCAAGGAATTCGGCGGCGCGGTCGATCTGCGCTACGCGGCCGAGCACATCACCAGCCAGGACGAGAACGTCACGCTGATGGCCGGCGTCGACACCCAGGTGTTCCACGGCTTCGTCAATTGCGGCGCCACCGGAGCGATCACCGGCATCGGCAACGCGCTTCCGCGCGAAGTGCTGCAACTGGTCGCGCTGTGCCGCAAGGCTGCCGAGGGCGACGTTACGGCACGGCGCCAGGCGCGCGAGCTGGAATCGGCGCTGGCCGTGCTGTCGTCGTTCGACGAAGGCACCGACCTTGTGCTGTTCTACAAGTATCTGATGGTGCTCAACGGCGACAAGGAATACACCTTGCACTTCAACGAGACCGATGTGCTGAGCGACAGCCAGCGCCGCTACGCCGAGATCCAGTACGGCCTGTTCCGCACCTGGTACGCCGGCTGGTCGAAAGAGGTCGCCGCCTGA
- a CDS encoding gluconate 2-dehydrogenase subunit 3 family protein translates to MLHAEREIDGRRSALIKLAGLCGLALSGDALAALAVSGKAPAAPELLSADALALTAVMAEHIIPATDTPGALAVGAHRTIDHMLKVCATASEQQGFITGLERVDAVALAADGKRFRALPAKRRIALLHALDGGTAPFTADDQRFFRKMKSYTLFAYYTSEGGSTLELAYLPVPGGFKGNFPVRKNTRTWAI, encoded by the coding sequence ATGTTGCACGCTGAACGAGAGATAGACGGACGCAGATCCGCTCTCATCAAGTTAGCCGGCCTGTGCGGCCTGGCATTGTCCGGCGACGCCCTGGCGGCGCTGGCGGTTTCCGGCAAGGCACCCGCCGCGCCGGAGTTGTTGTCGGCCGACGCGCTGGCGCTGACGGCCGTGATGGCCGAGCACATCATTCCCGCGACCGATACGCCCGGCGCGCTGGCGGTCGGCGCGCACCGCACCATCGACCATATGTTGAAGGTGTGCGCCACCGCGTCCGAGCAGCAGGGCTTTATCACCGGCCTCGAGCGGGTGGACGCCGTCGCGCTGGCGGCCGACGGCAAACGCTTCCGCGCGTTGCCGGCCAAGCGCCGCATCGCGCTGCTGCACGCCCTCGATGGCGGCACCGCGCCGTTCACCGCCGACGATCAACGGTTTTTCCGAAAGATGAAGTCCTACACGCTGTTCGCCTACTACACCTCGGAGGGCGGCTCGACGCTCGAACTGGCCTACCTGCCGGTGCCGGGAGGCTTCAAGGGCAACTTCCCCGTTCGTAAAAACACCAGGACCTGGGCGATCTGA
- a CDS encoding phytanoyl-CoA dioxygenase family protein, whose amino-acid sequence MDPDKLKSPAPADYSEAAIMGGLYGDGFIACKGAFTREWVGQLGADIAALFQEALARPGGALGRGPNRYYVEIHPERLGGFLDIVTHPWVVAVCRAILGPDYRIVEAGFDVPGPGALHQPWHRDFPTPEATLKGRRLNSLAFNITTVDVTEDMGPFEIAPGTQWDDLAGGDPMFPARELWPRYEALAQRKLAKMGDISARSALTIHRGTANQSDKSRPVFVLGVDAPDARNADKHDLQLTRGYYDSLPEEVRSRIACRVVDTLDPIVQEHTIAGLLTGVSPGERMGTGG is encoded by the coding sequence ATGGATCCAGACAAGCTCAAGTCCCCGGCGCCGGCCGATTACAGCGAAGCCGCCATCATGGGCGGGCTGTACGGAGACGGCTTTATCGCCTGCAAGGGCGCCTTCACCCGCGAGTGGGTGGGTCAACTAGGCGCGGATATCGCCGCGCTCTTCCAGGAGGCGCTGGCACGGCCGGGCGGCGCCCTGGGGCGCGGGCCGAACCGCTATTACGTCGAGATCCACCCGGAGCGCCTGGGCGGCTTCCTCGACATCGTCACGCACCCTTGGGTGGTGGCGGTCTGCCGCGCCATCCTGGGACCCGATTACCGTATCGTCGAAGCCGGCTTCGACGTGCCCGGCCCCGGCGCGCTGCACCAGCCCTGGCATCGCGACTTCCCGACGCCGGAGGCGACGCTGAAAGGCCGGCGCCTCAACTCGCTCGCGTTCAACATCACGACGGTGGACGTGACCGAGGACATGGGCCCCTTCGAGATCGCACCCGGCACGCAGTGGGACGACCTGGCCGGCGGCGACCCGATGTTCCCGGCACGCGAATTATGGCCGCGCTACGAGGCGCTGGCGCAGCGCAAGCTGGCAAAAATGGGCGACATTTCGGCGCGCTCGGCGTTGACCATCCATCGCGGCACCGCCAACCAGTCCGACAAATCGCGCCCGGTGTTCGTGCTGGGCGTGGACGCGCCGGACGCCCGCAACGCCGACAAGCACGATCTACAGCTGACGCGCGGCTACTACGACAGCTTGCCGGAAGAAGTGCGCAGCCGCATCGCCTGCCGCGTGGTCGATACGCTCGATCCGATCGTGCAGGAGCATACGATCGCGGGCCTGCTGACGGGCGTGTCGCCGGGTGAACGGATGGGAACGGGCGGTTGA
- a CDS encoding GntR family transcriptional regulator, with product MSSTATAANKAAAPRFAVTTVAEQAADALRRKIMAGDLPEGFQLRQDALAAEFGISRIPVREALVQLEGEGLVRIVPHKGAVVSELSIAEINELFMLRGLLEPLLLKKSAPKLTAADFAEIDAILAEYKQELHTQHPTRWGELNTRLHDLLMSRAEQPRTLAIVTSLLQQTDRYTRLQLSLSAESCRRAEEEHAELVRLCKVGEVRAAASLLKRHIEHAAAELERFIVSRRRV from the coding sequence ATGAGTTCCACCGCCACTGCCGCCAACAAGGCCGCCGCCCCGCGTTTTGCGGTGACCACCGTCGCCGAGCAGGCGGCGGACGCGTTGCGCCGCAAGATCATGGCCGGCGACCTGCCGGAAGGATTCCAGCTGCGCCAGGACGCGCTGGCGGCCGAATTCGGCATCAGCCGGATTCCCGTGCGCGAAGCGCTGGTGCAACTCGAGGGCGAGGGCCTGGTCAGGATCGTTCCCCACAAGGGGGCGGTGGTGTCCGAACTGTCGATCGCCGAGATCAATGAATTATTCATGTTGCGCGGCTTGCTCGAGCCGCTGCTGCTGAAAAAGTCCGCGCCCAAGCTCACCGCCGCCGACTTTGCGGAAATCGACGCCATCCTCGCCGAGTACAAACAAGAATTACACACGCAACATCCGACCCGCTGGGGCGAGCTGAACACGCGGCTGCACGACTTGCTGATGTCGCGCGCCGAACAGCCGCGCACCTTGGCCATCGTCACCAGCCTGTTGCAGCAGACCGACCGCTACACGCGACTGCAATTGTCGCTGAGCGCCGAAAGCTGCCGGCGCGCGGAGGAAGAGCACGCCGAACTCGTGCGCCTATGCAAAGTCGGCGAGGTGAGGGCGGCGGCTAGCCTGTTGAAGCGGCACATCGAGCACGCCGCCGCCGAGCTGGAGCGCTTCATCGTCTCGCGCCGGCGGGTGTAG
- a CDS encoding SDR family oxidoreductase, producing the protein MKRFENKTVLVTGGNSGIGLATALQFANEGARVVITGRDPVTLEAARQQLGGAAIAVRNDQGDIKDAALLAATLKEKGITLDALFLNAGVAKFAPFDDIDEALWDNTFNVNVKGAYFTIQALTPLFNRGAAVVLNGSINAHIGMPNSSVYAASKAALISFAKTLSAELIQRGARVNVISPGPVSTPLYGRLGLPDAQLNDMAAGIAQQIPLKRFGTADEIAGAVLYLSSPEAAFVVGTELIIDGGMSQL; encoded by the coding sequence ATGAAACGCTTTGAAAACAAAACAGTCCTCGTCACCGGCGGCAATAGCGGCATCGGCTTAGCGACTGCCCTGCAATTTGCCAATGAAGGCGCGCGCGTTGTCATCACCGGACGCGATCCGGTCACGCTGGAAGCGGCTCGCCAGCAGTTGGGCGGCGCCGCGATCGCCGTGCGTAACGACCAGGGCGATATCAAGGATGCCGCACTGCTGGCCGCCACGCTAAAGGAAAAAGGCATCACGCTCGACGCGCTGTTCCTTAACGCGGGTGTGGCCAAATTCGCGCCGTTCGACGACATCGACGAAGCGCTGTGGGACAACACCTTCAACGTCAATGTCAAAGGCGCCTATTTCACGATCCAGGCGTTGACGCCGCTGTTCAATCGCGGCGCCGCGGTAGTGCTGAACGGTTCGATCAACGCCCACATCGGCATGCCCAACTCGTCGGTCTACGCCGCCAGCAAGGCCGCCCTGATCTCGTTCGCCAAGACGCTGTCGGCCGAGCTGATCCAGCGTGGCGCGCGCGTCAACGTGATCAGCCCCGGGCCGGTGTCGACGCCTTTGTATGGCCGCCTCGGCCTGCCCGACGCGCAACTGAACGACATGGCCGCTGGCATCGCGCAACAGATCCCGTTGAAACGTTTCGGTACGGCGGACGAGATCGCCGGCGCGGTGCTCTACCTCTCGTCGCCCGAGGCCGCCTTCGTCGTCGGCACCGAGCTGATCATCGACGGCGGCATGAGCCAGCTGTAA
- a CDS encoding HAD-IA family hydrolase, which yields MTITHLISDCDGVLVDSEAIALQALADFLAPIAGDRERVLPLIRPRLGLKLEALVLGVCAELVLPEPSVADLAVMRGVVEAECDRKAEPVPGVEAALRAIALPKAVASNSRLVRVQGLLERTGLISLFDGGLYTADIAGRPKPDPAVYLLAAAGMGARAADCVVVEDSITGVHAAVAAGAVVLGFTGGPHSPPDQADRLRAAGARLVFGSMAELPGLVEGLRRQS from the coding sequence ATGACCATCACCCACCTCATCTCCGACTGCGACGGCGTGCTGGTCGACAGCGAAGCCATCGCCCTGCAGGCATTGGCCGACTTTCTGGCGCCGATCGCCGGCGACCGCGAGCGCGTGTTGCCGCTGATTCGTCCCCGGCTGGGCCTGAAACTCGAAGCGCTGGTGCTGGGCGTTTGCGCCGAGTTGGTCCTGCCGGAACCGAGCGTCGCCGACCTGGCCGTCATGCGCGGCGTGGTCGAGGCCGAATGCGACCGCAAGGCCGAGCCGGTGCCCGGCGTCGAGGCCGCGTTGCGCGCCATCGCGCTGCCCAAGGCCGTCGCCAGCAACAGCCGCCTGGTGCGCGTGCAGGGTTTGCTGGAGCGCACCGGATTGATCTCCTTGTTCGACGGCGGCCTCTACACGGCCGATATCGCCGGCCGGCCGAAACCCGATCCGGCGGTCTACCTGTTGGCGGCGGCCGGCATGGGCGCCCGCGCGGCCGACTGCGTCGTCGTCGAGGACAGCATCACCGGTGTGCACGCGGCCGTGGCGGCCGGCGCCGTTGTACTGGGCTTCACCGGCGGCCCGCACAGCCCGCCGGACCAGGCCGATCGGCTGCGCGCGGCGGGCGCCCGGCTCGTGTTCGGTTCGATGGCGGAATTGCCGGGTTTGGTGGAGGGATTGCGTCGGCAGTCTTGA
- a CDS encoding LysR family transcriptional regulator — translation MDRLRAMEVFVEVVRKNGFARAADALDTSPANVTRIIADLESHLGTRLLNRSSRKMSLTESGDALYERAKTIVEDMAEVEAIASSTSMTPRGLLRLNAPLSFGVLQLAPLWGKFMDLHPGVELEVALSDRVVDIVEEGYDLAIRISRSGSASHAARKLATSQNICCAAPAYLEKHGVPKVPQDLAAHRCIGYRYAATADEWHFSNPQGQPDMVKVSCALHTNNGDTARSVAVAGGGVIWQPTFLIGADLKAGRLVRVLPDYSLPDIDVLAVYPSRRHLSAKVRVMIDFLAGEFSGIPPWDR, via the coding sequence ATGGACAGGTTGCGAGCGATGGAAGTGTTCGTGGAGGTGGTGCGCAAGAACGGCTTCGCGCGGGCGGCCGACGCGCTCGATACATCGCCGGCGAATGTCACGCGCATCATCGCCGATCTGGAAAGCCACCTCGGCACGCGGCTGCTGAACCGCAGTTCGCGCAAGATGTCGCTGACCGAGAGCGGCGACGCGCTCTACGAGCGTGCCAAGACCATCGTCGAGGATATGGCCGAGGTCGAAGCGATCGCGTCGTCGACGTCGATGACGCCGCGCGGCCTGCTGCGGCTGAACGCGCCGCTCAGTTTTGGCGTGCTGCAGCTGGCGCCGCTGTGGGGCAAGTTCATGGACCTGCATCCCGGCGTCGAACTGGAGGTGGCCTTGAGCGACCGCGTGGTCGATATCGTCGAGGAGGGCTATGACCTGGCGATTCGCATCTCGCGCTCCGGCTCGGCGTCGCATGCGGCGCGCAAGCTGGCCACGTCGCAAAATATCTGCTGCGCCGCGCCGGCCTACCTCGAAAAACACGGCGTGCCCAAGGTGCCGCAAGACTTGGCCGCGCACCGCTGCATCGGCTACCGTTACGCGGCAACCGCCGACGAGTGGCACTTCAGCAATCCGCAGGGACAGCCGGACATGGTCAAGGTCAGTTGCGCGTTGCATACCAATAACGGTGACACGGCCCGCTCTGTGGCGGTCGCCGGCGGCGGCGTCATCTGGCAGCCGACCTTTTTGATCGGCGCGGACTTGAAGGCCGGGAGGTTGGTGCGCGTCTTGCCGGACTATTCTTTGCCCGACATCGACGTGCTGGCGGTGTATCCCAGCCGGCGCCACCTGAGCGCCAAAGTGCGCGTGATGATCGACTTCCTGGCGGGCGAATTTTCAGGCATCCCACCTTGGGATCGATAA
- a CDS encoding mechanosensitive ion channel family protein, whose translation MRFIPTFLIWLMLALAAPLAAAIPPTKPAAEAPSVPSDTLGRETPRSMVAGLIGALAELDYDRAAQFFDLPAPTSNRQQRTAASQARAFHALLDDSGSLKPFAALSNVDTGRLDDDLPADEENIGEIKLQGKEVPILLTRGQDGDRQVWRISKETLALTSAAIKLAPVAQTPPKNEWFVAGAPLKDWGVLLGLGVVVFGGLWLVSVICVTVIRRLVADPAASSGYRFAEAALPPLSLLIAVAVFYNWADALPVSIVARQNLLRYTGVITAIAVVWFGLRLVDGIADLAVARMQRHQRRQIVSVIILARRTVKFLLLAFAGIGILGTFGIDVTTGIAALGIGGIALALGAQKTVENLVGSVTIIADRPLQVGDFVKVGDVVGTVEDVGIRSSRIRTGERTVVTVPNGDLSARQIENYAERDRFLFNPVIAISYGTTSAKLREAITIVQQVLATHDKMAEGARARLGNITDRAFNIEVFSYIDVPDFDTQVVIREELLLTIYERLEAAGIGLAFPTQTVFYAPQRAAATEMPTPVGIGVTASRNSFAKSAM comes from the coding sequence ATGCGTTTTATTCCCACCTTCCTGATCTGGCTGATGCTCGCGCTGGCTGCGCCCCTCGCCGCCGCGATACCGCCCACCAAGCCCGCCGCCGAGGCGCCATCGGTTCCCTCCGATACGCTCGGCCGCGAGACCCCGCGTTCCATGGTCGCCGGGCTCATCGGCGCGCTGGCCGAACTCGATTACGACCGCGCCGCCCAATTCTTCGATCTGCCGGCGCCGACCAGCAACCGGCAGCAGCGGACCGCCGCCAGCCAGGCGCGCGCGTTCCATGCGCTGCTCGACGACAGCGGCTCGCTCAAGCCTTTCGCCGCCCTGTCCAACGTCGACACGGGCAGGTTGGACGACGATCTGCCGGCCGACGAGGAAAACATCGGTGAAATCAAATTGCAGGGCAAGGAAGTGCCCATACTGCTCACGCGCGGCCAGGACGGCGACCGGCAGGTGTGGCGCATCTCGAAAGAGACGCTGGCGCTGACGTCGGCGGCGATCAAGCTGGCGCCGGTGGCGCAGACGCCGCCGAAAAACGAATGGTTTGTCGCCGGCGCGCCGCTCAAGGACTGGGGCGTGCTGCTCGGGCTGGGCGTCGTGGTGTTCGGCGGCTTGTGGCTGGTTTCGGTCATTTGCGTGACCGTCATCCGCCGGCTGGTCGCCGATCCGGCCGCCAGCAGCGGCTACCGCTTCGCCGAGGCGGCGCTGCCGCCACTGAGCCTGCTCATTGCCGTCGCCGTGTTCTACAACTGGGCCGACGCGCTGCCCGTGTCCATCGTCGCGCGCCAGAATCTGCTGCGCTACACCGGCGTCATCACCGCCATCGCGGTGGTGTGGTTCGGTCTGCGCCTGGTCGACGGCATCGCCGACCTCGCCGTCGCGCGCATGCAGCGGCATCAGCGCCGCCAGATCGTCTCCGTCATCATCCTGGCGCGGCGCACGGTCAAGTTCCTGCTGCTCGCGTTCGCCGGCATCGGCATCCTCGGCACCTTCGGCATCGATGTGACCACCGGGATCGCGGCGCTGGGGATCGGCGGTATCGCGCTGGCGCTGGGCGCCCAGAAGACCGTGGAGAACCTGGTCGGCAGCGTCACCATCATCGCCGACCGTCCGCTGCAGGTGGGCGACTTCGTCAAGGTCGGCGACGTGGTCGGCACGGTGGAGGACGTCGGCATCCGTTCGTCGCGCATCCGCACCGGCGAGCGCACCGTGGTGACCGTGCCCAACGGCGACCTGTCGGCGCGCCAGATCGAGAACTACGCCGAGCGCGACCGATTCCTGTTCAATCCGGTCATCGCCATTTCCTACGGCACCACGTCGGCCAAGCTGCGCGAGGCCATCACCATCGTCCAGCAGGTGCTCGCCACCCATGACAAGATGGCGGAGGGCGCCCGCGCGCGGTTGGGCAACATCACCGACCGCGCTTTCAATATCGAGGTGTTCTCGTACATCGACGTGCCCGACTTCGACACCCAGGTGGTGATCCGGGAAGAATTGCTTCTGACGATATACGAGCGGCTCGAAGCGGCCGGCATCGGCCTGGCGTTCCCGACCCAGACCGTTTTCTACGCCCCGCAACGCGCGGCGGCGACGGAGATGCCGACGCCGGTGGGCATTGGCGTCACCGCTTCCCGCAACAGCTTCGCCAAGTCAGCGATGTAA
- a CDS encoding DNA-binding protein produces MEYIFTLKYQLADDDRDADGLVERLGQQGCDDALVGIGQPGRLALEFTRDADNAEAAVRSALADVRRAIPSATLTEVAPDLVGLTDVAELVGVSRQNMRKLMLTYPGSFPAPVHEGSSSIWHLADVLAWLHTKGGYSLTQDVLEVANVALQVNVAKEGKRLLRCGCQDSDMA; encoded by the coding sequence ATGGAATATATCTTTACGTTGAAGTATCAGCTGGCAGATGATGATCGTGATGCCGATGGGTTGGTCGAGCGCCTGGGCCAGCAGGGCTGCGACGATGCCTTGGTCGGGATCGGTCAGCCGGGCCGGCTGGCGCTGGAATTCACACGCGACGCGGACAACGCGGAGGCTGCCGTGCGTAGCGCACTGGCCGACGTGCGCAGAGCTATCCCTTCGGCGACGTTGACCGAGGTCGCTCCGGATCTGGTTGGATTGACGGACGTGGCTGAATTAGTGGGTGTGTCGCGGCAAAACATGCGCAAGCTGATGTTGACCTACCCGGGCAGTTTCCCGGCACCGGTACATGAAGGTAGTTCTTCGATCTGGCATTTAGCGGACGTGTTGGCTTGGCTGCATACCAAGGGCGGCTACTCGTTGACGCAAGATGTGCTCGAAGTGGCAAACGTCGCGCTGCAGGTCAACGTGGCGAAGGAAGGGAAGCGGTTATTGCGCTGCGGTTGCCAGGATTCTGATATGGCATGA
- a CDS encoding hemolysin family protein, translated as MEILILIGLSVLNGVFAMSEIALVTVRKARLKKLASEGDNAATTALELGGDPTDLMSTVQIGITSIGLLNGIVGEAVLAAPLAQWLRSLGLAAGTANIGATAAVVVVVTYISIVVGELVPKRLGQIAAEPVARLVARPMRILSMATRPFVALLSLSTRFLLRLMGVNQNAEPGVTPEEIHDVLEEGSAAGVIEQHEHEMLRNVFRLDARQLGSLMVPRADVVFIDINLPPDENLRRLIESEHTRFPVCEGGLDKILGVIHAKQALAAVAQGRAPDYTANRRPAIHVPETLTGMELLDQFRGNQAQMVFVIDEYGEVQGIVTLHDLLVAVTGEFTPRSADAAWAVRREDGSWLLDGSIPIPEMKDRLALKTAPEEDKARYHTLGGMMMLLLGEIPVPGDYAEWEGWRLEVVDMDDKRIDKVLAVPPAPAA; from the coding sequence ATGGAAATCCTGATACTGATCGGCCTCAGCGTGCTCAACGGCGTGTTCGCGATGTCCGAGATCGCCCTGGTCACTGTCCGTAAAGCCCGCTTGAAAAAGCTGGCGTCCGAAGGCGACAATGCCGCCACCACCGCCCTCGAACTGGGCGGCGATCCCACCGATCTCATGTCCACCGTTCAGATCGGCATCACCTCCATCGGCCTGCTCAACGGCATCGTCGGCGAAGCCGTGCTGGCCGCCCCGCTGGCGCAGTGGCTGCGCTCCCTGGGCCTGGCCGCAGGCACGGCCAACATCGGCGCCACCGCCGCAGTGGTTGTGGTGGTGACCTATATCTCCATCGTCGTCGGCGAACTGGTGCCCAAGCGCCTGGGGCAGATCGCAGCCGAGCCGGTCGCGCGGCTGGTCGCCCGGCCGATGCGGATACTGTCGATGGCGACGCGCCCATTCGTCGCCCTGCTGTCGCTATCGACCCGCTTCCTGCTGCGCCTGATGGGCGTGAATCAAAACGCCGAGCCCGGCGTGACCCCGGAGGAGATCCACGACGTGCTGGAGGAAGGTTCGGCGGCCGGCGTCATCGAGCAACACGAACACGAGATGCTGCGCAATGTCTTCCGCCTCGACGCCCGCCAGCTCGGCTCGCTGATGGTGCCCCGCGCCGACGTCGTCTTCATCGACATCAATCTGCCGCCGGACGAGAATCTGCGCCGCCTGATCGAATCGGAGCACACGCGCTTCCCGGTCTGCGAGGGCGGCCTGGACAAAATACTGGGCGTGATCCACGCCAAGCAGGCGCTCGCCGCCGTCGCACAAGGCCGGGCGCCCGATTACACGGCCAATCGTCGCCCCGCCATCCACGTGCCGGAAACGCTGACCGGCATGGAATTGCTCGACCAGTTCCGTGGCAACCAGGCGCAGATGGTTTTTGTGATCGATGAGTACGGCGAAGTCCAAGGCATCGTGACCTTGCACGACCTGCTGGTAGCGGTGACCGGCGAGTTCACCCCGCGCAGCGCCGACGCCGCGTGGGCGGTCCGGCGCGAGGATGGCTCGTGGCTGCTGGACGGTTCCATCCCAATTCCGGAGATGAAAGACCGGCTAGCGCTGAAGACGGCGCCGGAAGAGGACAAGGCGCGCTACCACACGCTCGGCGGCATGATGATGCTGCTGCTGGGGGAAATCCCCGTACCCGGCGACTACGCGGAGTGGGAAGGCTGGCGGCTGGAGGTGGTCGACATGGACGACAAGCGCATCGACAAGGTGTTGGCCGTTCCACCGGCCCCGGCGGCTTAA